cttatttttgtatatgcatgctagggtggtttctgttttgtgttcattctttttctcctcccgtaggcgcacTCGTTCGAGTAGTCTGGGTGGTTGGGAATATCCAGACAAGAGTGCTTACAATATTGTTCGTatcacattttaaaatatttattcagTTAATCAAATTGTTTGAATGATAAAAGTAAAATGCAATAGATATACTTGGCAaatttatatgtttatgttttttttccttgtaattattagatttttttattattttaattacgatttttaagtcaatttaatctcttatattttgatttttttttatcaattcaaaatttttattattttaattataccactGAACTTGtattttaagtcaatttaatttttatattgtataaaaaaaataaagtgataaAAATACATGTTATACGTCaaagtataagaattaaattgacttaaaaatataaatttaaatatataatcaaaataataaaaatttaaactgacacaaaaaaatatttaagtacaagattaaattaacttaaaaatacaatctagagatataatcaaaataataaaaaatttaaataatcatgataaaaaaacataaaactacATAAAGAATATAGATTTGATTGATATACTTTATTTAAAACTAATTGCACTCATTCTATTTTAACCATTAGCAGAAACACGtttataattacaataaaattgaaaaataaatttaaatgacaattACATTAAATTACAGCCATAATtcaattattgtaatattaaatattataattacattaaatattttttcatagtcTCAAAAGTCAGGTGTCACCAACTTTTTCAAATCCTACGGTTTACATACCGTTACGTCTCACGTGTTTAGACCATATATACCTCCAACACCACATAGCTTCTTAAATTATTCCCCTTTCTACTTGTTCCGTTAAATTACTAACGTTGACCCCCATAAATCCACAATTTTATCGTAATCTTACTACATTgcgttatatttatttaaaataaaaaaagaattggtATGGATTTAAATAGTTTAAGAAACCCAACGTAGAAAAGGGAATTCTTAACATACGCAAACGGAACGTTGACTTTTAATGTTCCCCGGCCCCACCAGGCCCCAGCTCAGACACAAATCTTGATCGCTAATAAATGCAATTTTTCCTCCTACCAATGATAAACCGCCACCTGGCATCGTTCTTTCCCCAAGAAGATTCCTTGCCAAAAGCAATGGCGATTACGCCCAAATTGGCTATTATGCTTTGGGTTTAAgctttcctcctcctcctcctcctcctcctcctcaccCACCTGCCTGATCTTCAGACCAATCCATAAATGGGAAACGCCCTTCGGTTTCTGAACAGCCATTGCTGCGGTGCGGCGGCGGCGGATGCGGCGGCTGCGGCGGATTCCGACGCCCACGGCCACCACGGCGTCTCCTCCCTCGCCCATGATCTTTACCACTTCGAAATCACCTCTCAGGTAATTATCCTGTTTTCTGATTCAGTATCAAAGTCCTTTTTTGAAATTGAACTGTAATAAGGTTGCTGGAACTGTGCAATGTTCGGTTTCCGAGCGAATTGGGGATTTGGgttgttttttttaatctcaGAAGCACTTGATCGAAAagccatttttgttttttggttttctCAAGCTTCCTGAAGGGATCAGTAAGCATGTGGTTTCGTCCAAGGCGGCTCAGGCAAAATGGTAATTCTTTCAGACTTCGTTTTTGTGCATTTGGCTCCTCGATCTGTCTGTCCTTTATTCTGACGGGTTTGAACTGTTGCTGTGACAAATCCAGGTATAAGAAGATCGCAGAGGCATGGAGAGAAGCAAAGCCTCCGCCAAGAACACCTGAAGAAGCTTCAAGGCTTGTCATCCAGACCTTGAAGCGACACAAGAAGGCAGATGTTGAGGTAAAAACAGGGAATCTTGACCACTTACTGAAGTGGTATGAGAGttgaaatgagggagaaaaggTCTTGAGGTCTGGTTCCTTATGAACACTTTAAGAGGTAGTCTCTTTCTGCCCTTGAGACATAGTTAGTTGTCTAATAGGAGATTATTTCGAGTTTAAAAGTGAATACTACCCCTCAAATCTAGCAGGATACTGTCAATTTTGTAAACAATACGTGGTTGAAGCACGAGAAGATTACTCGCTAAAAAAGGGGTTTGGGGATCTTAGACCACTaaattcagtttttttttttgactaggTAAAGTCATCTGCTTTTGAAATGATTAACTTGATGGGTTTTTGGGTTCTTGATCAGGGCCTGTTGGCTTTCTATGGCCTGCCGCTTCCCGATTCTCTGGTCGAACTTTCTGCCGGGGCACCTAGCTCATTGCCAGAAGGACTCAAGTTTGAGTTGCAGACCCTGCCAGTTGAGAACTTCTTCAAACCCAGAAGCATTGCAGTACACCCAGTTGTTAATTTTGATGTATTAATGGTGGATTTGAAAATAACCAGGTGGATGCAAAAGCTGTGGCAGATGGTGATACCATCACGGTGTACGTTAGCACCATGGATCCAAGAGAGTCTTCATCTGTTCCTAGTGAAGTACAAATTGCTGCTGCCGAAAGAGCGAAGGCACGCTCTCAGAGGAACTACGCCAAGGCAGACGCATTGCACAAGCAAATCATCGATTCAGGATATAGGTTGCTGGACTCAACAGACAATCGattcttattattttgcttTTTAAAACGATGAAAACCCACAATCAATCACTGCCATCCAATGGATTCTTATTCAGTTTGTGCTGCACCTCAGGGTCCTAAGCATTCAGAATGAGGAGATTCTTGCTCGCAAGTATAGAATACGACTAAGGCATgtcaaatttctttctttttttttgctgAGTAAATTGGGGTTAGTCCTAAAGTCCAAGGGCCACTGTAATGCATAATGAGCATGCAGAGCGCCCCCCCAGCCAGTCGCATTTCAACTGCTAACCTTCTCTTACTGCTTTTGGGGGTTATTCATGAGAGTGACAGCAGGCCCTACCATGCTTTAGGTAAAGCATTATTAATTGCTCGACTCTTTAACTCAAAATAACTACATGACAAGTGACCAATCAGACCTAAGGGGCTGCCACAAAAAGTCCCAAATTTGAGATGTCTCTCGGGGACGCACTCTCATCCCCCTTGGGGCGCTCCCCCTAGTTGTGCAAATGGGTATTATTAGGTAAATGTTCTTGTTTGTAACACTAATGGTTTAAAATATCCACAAAACAGGGGAATCGATGCGCCAGAGAGCGCGATGCCATATGGGAAAGAGGCCAAGGAAGAGCTAGTCAAGCTCGTGCAAGGTAAGTGCCTGACAGTTCTTGTTTTTTATGAAGATCGCTACGGGCGTTCCGTAGGGGATGTGTATTGCAACGGCATTTTTGTACAGGTACTATTGTCCACGAAGCCTCCTCTCATTGTGTAATTTGTCTACACACTTGGTGGGTTTGATCTTCCAACTAGTTAATTGTGTAGGAATTACTGCTGAAGAAAGGATTTGCATGGCACTACAAAGCCTATGACCAGCGTCCAGAATTTGAGAAGGTAACACAGCCTTcctctttatttttgttcataaataaCTATACCTAGAGCCCGCGAGCTAAAAATAATGCATGTAGTCCATCTCATATACAGTAGATTGGATATGTTGTTCTATCATCTACCGTTACAAGTGCAGTGGGAGAAAGAGGCTCGACATAAGAGGATTGGGTTGTGGGCTTCATCGAACCCTGAAATGCCATGGGAATGGAGAAAGGATCGTCGATAAGGAAGATACCATCGTCCAAAGTGAAAACAACCATTTAATCAGGCAGCTCTGCTCAAAAGTGATATTACAGAATAGCAGAAACCAAACAGCAGACCGGGGATGGTGCTCTCTTAGTGGCAGCAAAAATTAGGATTGCCTGTCTCTGTTGTATCAACTGTATTCAAACTAGCAAATGATATTGaagcattttttttcttgggtGAAGCATATCATCAATGTTACCATGTTACAGATTCTAGGTTACACCAAGGACGAAGCTGTTCGTTCAAACGCAGCAGTTTACTGCCTGATAGAAGATTCTATCAGTGACCCAAAAATCTCAGTTGGCAGCAAAGACACAACAGAATTTAAACAATGAAATGATTCTAGTAAACATACCAAGGACCTTTTGAAGGGGTAAGGAGATAAACACGCTGGAAGGAGACAACAAAAACAGGAGAAAATTCAGCTGGGCCTGAGACACCATGGATGACCATTCTTTCGATTGGCAAAGCCCAAGGTGACCTGCATAAAAGGAGAACTGTAATGAATTAGTGTGGAATTTTTAGTTCTGTAACTTAAAAGGATTCGGCAATTTTGACAACCAATCATGACAATGGGAACACATAAAATGGACAGAGGGAGAAAGGATAGAGGTTGGTCCAGAAAAGCATGGGAGGGTTTGAAAGTGGAGAAGATAAGAGAAGGACAAGAGAAAGGCCAGCCATAGTGCTTATAAATAACATTGCCATTACTAACAATCCTTGCTTGGGATAGCCAAAGAACCATTGAGGCAGCACTGTAATTCTTTCTAAGGCAAGAAAATTTGATGTCTGCAACACATCCCCACTCTGTAACATCATCCTCCCCTTCTTTTAGTGCTACAAAAGGTTGTAAAAAAAGCAGGGATCTAGTAAGATGGTAAAACCATTGGGGGGATTTACAGGATTAAGTGAAGGATCTAAGATCAACGATGATTAAAAGAAAGAATATGTAGTAATTATACCATCTATAAGAAGCAAACGTTAAAGAACCCTAAattatggaaaagaaaaaaataaaaaatagtacaAATACAACAAACCTAGtaaatgtaaaaattataaaataaaccCTTTAAAAGTTTTGCTTtccataaaaaagaaaataagaaaccaGAATGAGAGAAAATAGCTTTGTAATGAAGCCATGTCAACCTTGCAGTAGTGATTAAATTACATCCTAAAAGAAGGAAGATGAATTTAGAAAGGAAAAAAGTGAGTGATGtaagagagaaataaaagaaaagacagAGAGATTAATAACTGTGCAGAAAAATTACAGGAATactttaaaagaataaaaatggcTATATATTGAATAAATGTCAGTAAAAAGGGCAAGTTTTGGACAACGCTGGCAAATATGTGCCACCTagataaatgattttttttttttttaagtttctcTAGAACTTGACACTTCCTAAACATTTCCAGAACACATCTAGCCATGTAAACATGGGTAACGACACaa
This genomic stretch from Diospyros lotus cultivar Yz01 chromosome 1, ASM1463336v1, whole genome shotgun sequence harbors:
- the LOC127807324 gene encoding staphylococcal-like nuclease CAN2 isoform X2, translating into MGNALRFLNSHCCGAAAADAAAAADSDAHGHHGVSSLAHDLYHFEITSQLPEGISKHVVSSKAAQAKWYKKIAEAWREAKPPPRTPEEASRLVIQTLKRHKKADVEGLLAFYGLPLPDSLVELSAGAPSSLPEGLKFELQTLPVDAKAVADGDTITVYVSTMDPRESSSVPSEVQIAAAERAKARSQRNYAKADALHKQIIDSGYRVLSIQNEEILARKYRIRLRGIDAPESAMPYGKEAKEELVKLVQGKCLTVLVFYEDRYGRSVGDVYCNGIFVQELLLKKGFAWHYKAYDQRPEFEKIGYVVLSSTVTSAVGERGST
- the LOC127807324 gene encoding staphylococcal-like nuclease CAN2 isoform X3, producing MGNALRFLNSHCCGAAAADAAAAADSDAHGHHGVSSLAHDLYHFEITSQLPEGISKHVVSSKAAQAKWYKKIAEAWREAKPPPRTPEEASRLVIQTLKRHKKADVEGLLAFYGLPLPDSLVELSAGAPSSLPEGLKFELQTLPVDAKAVADGDTITVYVSTMDPRESSSVPSEVQIAAAERAKARSQRNYAKADALHKQIIDSGYRVLSIQNEEILARKYRIRLRGIDAPESAMPYGKEAKEELVKLVQGKCLTVLVFYEDRYGRSVGDVYCNGIFVQELLLKKGFAWHYKAYDQRPEFEK
- the LOC127807324 gene encoding staphylococcal-like nuclease CAN2 isoform X1, with the protein product MGNALRFLNSHCCGAAAADAAAAADSDAHGHHGVSSLAHDLYHFEITSQLPEGISKHVVSSKAAQAKWYKKIAEAWREAKPPPRTPEEASRLVIQTLKRHKKADVEGLLAFYGLPLPDSLVELSAGAPSSLPEGLKFELQTLPVDAKAVADGDTITVYVSTMDPRESSSVPSEVQIAAAERAKARSQRNYAKADALHKQIIDSGYRVLSIQNEEILARKYRIRLRGIDAPESAMPYGKEAKEELVKLVQGKCLTVLVFYEDRYGRSVGDVYCNGIFVQELLLKKGFAWHYKAYDQRPEFEKWEKEARHKRIGLWASSNPEMPWEWRKDRR